Proteins encoded within one genomic window of Cyprinus carpio isolate SPL01 chromosome B22, ASM1834038v1, whole genome shotgun sequence:
- the LOC109046503 gene encoding ras association domain-containing protein 1-like, whose amino-acid sequence MTDCERLDMTWGSSASSGYCSQSDSEHELEQFYTARTSLRKTKRRKEKDEPVDCRKQELSLSEVQQKVKEYNAQVNSNLFMVLNRDGSYTGFIKVLFKLARPVSLPPPRSTSSSSSSSSSSSGRDGSCREDKALKHRTSFYLPRDTVKHLHISSSTRAREVIEALLRKFTVVDNPAKFSLFERSERHNQVYLRKLADDERPLFLRLCAGPNEKVLSLVLKENETGEVNWDAFSFPELQNFLRILQREEEDHVRQIVRRYTLARDKMNEALKNFSTPG is encoded by the exons ATGACGGACTGCGAGCGTTTGGACATGACATGGGGCAGCAGCGCGAGCAGCGGATACTGCAGCCAGAGCGACTCCGAGCACGAGCTCGAGCAGTTTTACACCGCGCGCACCTCGCTCAGAAAGACCAAAAGACGCAAGGAAAAA GATGAGCCAGTGGACTGCAGGAAACAGGAGCTGTCCCTCAGTGAAGTACAACAGAAAGTGAAAGAATACAATGCTCAGGTCAACAGTAACCTCTTCATGGTTCTG AACCGTGATGGATCTTACACTGGCTTCATAAAGGTCCTGTTCAAGCTGGCCCGGCCCGTGTCTCTCCCTCCTCCACGGagcacctcctcctcctcctcctcgtcctcctcctcctctggaCGGGATGGCAGTTGTCGTGAAGACAAAGCACTGAAGCACCGCACCTCATTCTACCTGCCCAGAGACACGGTCAAACACCTGCACATCAGCTCCAGCACGCGGGCCAGAGAGGTCATCGAAGCACTGCTGAGGAAGTTCACCGTGGTGGACAATCCGGCCAAGTTCTCACTATTTGAACGCAGCGAGCGACACAATCAAG tGTACCTAAGGAAGTTAGCAGATGACGAACGTCCACTTTTCCTGCGCCTGTGTGCTGGACCCAACGAGAAGGTCCTCAGTTTAGTTCTTAAAGAGAATGAAACGGGGGAAGTCAAT TGGGATGCGTTCAGTTTTCCTGAACTCCAGAACTTCCTGCGCATCCTGCAGCGGGAGGAGGAGGATCACGTGCGGCAGATCGTGCGGCGCTACACTCTGGCCAGAGACAAGATGAACGAAGCTCTGAAGAACTTCAGCACGCCGGGTTGA
- the LOC109046508 gene encoding ras association domain-containing protein 1-like gives MAKCELIELQDLTPDDRIELAPPSGPPPCTGPTLERWSKEKVVRMVGERVRLEDPDWLTCKPGWGHDFQPCSQTQLSWCDLCGEFIWGLYRQSLRCTRESLGDNPDHFHCHVCLLLLSRQSGPQRA, from the coding sequence ATGGCAAAATGTGAACTTATTGAACTGCAGGACTTGACTCCGGATGACCGCATCGAGTTAGCGCCCCCTAGCGGCCCTCCGCCCTGCACGGGGCCCACTCTAGAAAGGTGGAGCAAAGAGAAGGTGGTGCGGATGGTGGGGGAGCGCGTGCGTCTGGAGGACCCTGACTGGCTGACGTGTAAACCGGGATGGGGACACGACTTCCAGCCCTGCAGCCAGACGCAGCTGAGCTGGTGCGACCTCTGCGGAGAGTTCATCTGGGGCCTGTACCGCCAGAGCCTCCGCTGCACACGTGAGTCATTAGGAGATAATCCAGACCATTTCCACTGCCATGTCTGTCTTCTGCTGCTCTCAAGACAATCTGGCCCTCAGAGAGCGTAA